AAAGTAAGCGTAGTAAATCCTGCCCGTATTAAAGGTTTTGCAATGAGTAAACTTAGTCGTACAAAAACAGATAAAGCAGACAGTGTATTAATAGCAGATTTTTGCAAAGCAATGAAACCGGAAGCATGGTATCCACAGCCTCTTTATATTCAAGAACTACAGCAGCTAGTTAATCGCCTGAATGTTTTAATTAAGCATAAAACACAAGAAACAAATAGATTAGAAGGAGCTTCTAAAGCAATTGCTAATAATATTCAAATGCATATTGAATTTCTTGAAACACAAATTAAAGAAATTGAACAACTAATCAATGACCATATTAAAAATAACAAAGATCTTCATAATAAGGCTATGTTACTTGAGTCAATACCAGGCATAGGAGCAAAAACACAGGCTGTAGTTCTTGCTTTTTTAGCAGATATTGAGAAATTTAGTTCTGCTAAACAAGTTGTAGCTTTTGTAGGTCTTAATCCTAAGCATCGTCAATCTGGCAGTTCCGTGCGGGGGGCTAGTATAATCTCTAGAACTGGTAATTCAGATCTACGTAAGTCTTTTTATATGCCTGCTATGTCTGCCTTAAGACATAATTGTATTATCAAGCAATTTTCTCAACGTTTGTCTGATACTGGCAAACCCAAAATGCTTATCCTTATTGCCGCTATGCGTAAGTTATTACATATCATTTATGGTGTTTTAAAGCATAATTCTCCTTTTAATCCTAATGTTTTAATCAATCAGAAATAATAATTTTATAAAAACTTACATCTTTTTTATAAAATTATTATTTCTTTTCTTGATTCTTATCACGGTATCTATAGGTATAGCAATGTTTGCTTCTCTTTCATCGCAAACGAGTTACTTTGTATCAAAAATGTTGGAACAGCATCTTTTGCCAGCTTATGAAGGACTATCAAGCAGAAAAACTGGTATTATGTTTGGAGCTAAGGCTGTAGCTAAGATTCGAGATGTGCAAATACAGGATCCAATAACTTTAACTAATACGAAAGAATTCCTTAGACAATGCTTTATGAAGCCTTACATCATAGGTAATATCTTAGGCAAAAAAGCTGCTGCTCAACAAACTAATGATATCATAGGATTTATCGAGCAGAATATACCTAATAATTTCGGTATTTATTATCGCGAACCGAGTAATTTAGGTATTAGTTTCAAGACATGCAGACAAGCTACTCCATTAATTAAGGCAGCAATTCATAAAGAATTAA
This genomic interval from Orientia tsutsugamushi contains the following:
- a CDS encoding IS110-like element ISOt5 family transposase, encoding MIMNSIIVGIDVSKETFDAAVLINNKVQTRKFNNNSEGFNKLVTWLKSRGTGHVCMEATGIYWKNLAKYLYDYGYKVSVVNPARIKGFAMSKLSRTKTDKADSVLIADFCKAMKPEAWYPQPLYIQELQQLVNRLNVLIKHKTQETNRLEGASKAIANNIQMHIEFLETQIKEIEQLINDHIKNNKDLHNKAMLLESIPGIGAKTQAVVLAFLADIEKFSSAKQVVAFVGLNPKHRQSGSSVRGASIISRTGNSDLRKSFYMPAMSALRHNCIIKQFSQRLSDTGKPKMLILIAAMRKLLHIIYGVLKHNSPFNPNVLINQK